In uncultured Bacteroides sp., the following proteins share a genomic window:
- a CDS encoding DUF4153 domain-containing protein: MKESIKRTLYKGYEAVRSNPVELLIALICYVINILLFEKAIKQGESLYYYFPMLMIIAYTLNRFADKTYIRWMYYGCVLLIIPLLWLQKPESEDFFFCVTIGVLTGVYLATEWQRENTPFIESLLQLLRSLLFAFVLSAISFVLLKSLYFSIQYIFEIWKSGDSRFYHYSRYAVSMVVFPSLFIYFHYDKSDKIITNKLIDILLNYVLSPVLLIYTVILYLYFIKIAVMWSLPKGGVAAIVLAFSIALFFLKGCVLLVNKCSYKWFYNKASWIVFPAYIMFWIATLYRINQYGFTEERVYLLVSGLVISLTAILFLTNRTGRYLYVTLLAILLFGVVTYIPGIRALDIERISQSNRTPVATSTSKLPTNTDIHLLEAVSLEGYRSLNKVYDYKTSDGMYFNNEKRFLDLYSDKGVMLYSFNLDSLLSVQMKKVGLTHSDSIPKSSYSALLKIELDSALLVLGHLNLRHDSVYKISHIAPEFYLKK, from the coding sequence ATGAAAGAATCAATAAAACGCACCTTATATAAAGGTTATGAAGCAGTACGTTCTAATCCTGTAGAATTACTTATTGCATTGATTTGCTACGTCATCAATATCTTGTTGTTTGAAAAAGCAATAAAACAGGGAGAATCGCTTTATTACTATTTCCCTATGCTGATGATTATTGCCTATACGCTGAATAGATTTGCTGATAAAACATATATCCGGTGGATGTATTACGGATGTGTACTATTGATTATTCCACTGCTATGGCTACAAAAACCGGAAAGTGAAGACTTCTTTTTCTGTGTAACTATAGGTGTTCTCACCGGTGTTTATCTGGCAACTGAATGGCAGAGAGAGAATACTCCTTTCATAGAGAGCTTATTGCAACTGCTACGTTCCTTACTCTTTGCATTTGTATTATCTGCAATCTCTTTTGTATTGCTTAAATCTCTCTATTTTTCCATTCAATATATTTTTGAGATATGGAAATCCGGAGACTCCCGGTTTTATCATTATTCAAGATATGCCGTAAGTATGGTTGTTTTCCCATCCTTATTCATTTATTTTCACTACGATAAATCAGATAAGATAATCACAAACAAGTTAATAGATATCCTGTTGAATTATGTATTATCTCCGGTTCTACTCATCTATACAGTAATTCTTTATCTGTATTTTATCAAGATAGCCGTAATGTGGTCGCTTCCTAAGGGAGGTGTGGCAGCTATTGTCCTGGCATTTTCTATTGCTTTGTTTTTCCTGAAAGGATGTGTGTTGCTGGTGAATAAATGTTCGTATAAATGGTTCTACAACAAAGCCAGCTGGATTGTTTTTCCTGCATATATTATGTTCTGGATAGCTACACTCTACAGAATCAATCAATATGGATTTACTGAAGAGCGGGTATACCTGCTAGTATCCGGACTGGTTATCTCTTTGACTGCCATTCTGTTTCTAACAAACCGAACCGGCAGATATCTGTATGTTACGTTACTTGCCATCCTGCTATTTGGTGTGGTAACCTATATACCCGGCATAAGAGCGTTAGATATAGAACGGATATCTCAAAGTAACAGAACTCCGGTAGCAACATCGACATCTAAACTTCCCACAAATACAGACATACACTTATTGGAGGCTGTTTCATTGGAAGGCTATCGTTCACTGAATAAAGTTTATGACTACAAAACCTCTGATGGCATGTATTTCAATAACGAAAAACGATTTCTTGATCTATATTCAGATAAAGGCGTTATGCTTTATAGCTTTAATCTGGACTCATTATTATCTGTACAAATGAAGAAGGTTGGTCTCACTCATTCGGATAGCATACCTAAATCCAGCTATTCTGCTCTTCTGAAGATAGAGCTCGATTCTGCTTTGCTTGTGTTAGGTCACCTTAATTTACGCCATGACTCTGTGTATAAAATATCACATATCGCTCCTGAATTCTATCTTAAAAAATAG
- a CDS encoding pectate lyase, with product MKILHLIVSAGLLFSITSIPVTVSAQTPAFPTAEGFGKFATGGRGGEVVEVTNLNDNGEGSLRWALSQYPATPLTIVFRVSGLIKLNSDIRSKRDGLTIAGQTAPGDGICIRGGKLNFGGSKNLVIRHIRSRIGGMTDKGVFIPGGSIGVENASDVIIDHCTFGWSAEENMTFYDNKRTTVQWCIIHEGLYTSGHAKGERSYASQWGGVFSTYHHNLLAHNNTRSARFNGARGANDLHVLTDYVNNVNYNWGKPNSCYGGDINNNTSCRINMVGNYYKPGPARPIGNKSYFVQPYYGNATKVSNWYLSGNVMEGDAAMTKNNSKGVDLSMNPAASRDTMIVNTPFFIKPVYAVKTETAKKAYESVLAKAGAFPRDAVDLRIINETRKGTASGKGTVEKYTSAKSDTICKNHYYGLPLGIIDSPSGVGGYPSYVTRNTITDNDHDGMDDAWEKAHGLNPKNKDDRNVRMKGGYTALEVYLNSLVGE from the coding sequence ATGAAAATCTTACATTTAATAGTTAGTGCAGGGCTTTTGTTCTCTATTACCTCCATACCGGTAACAGTTTCTGCACAAACTCCTGCTTTCCCAACTGCGGAAGGCTTTGGTAAATTTGCAACCGGCGGACGTGGCGGCGAGGTTGTAGAAGTAACTAATCTTAATGATAATGGAGAGGGCTCCTTAAGATGGGCGCTTTCACAGTATCCCGCAACTCCTCTTACCATTGTATTTCGTGTCTCCGGATTGATAAAATTGAATTCTGATATTCGATCCAAACGAGATGGACTGACTATCGCCGGACAAACAGCTCCGGGCGATGGTATCTGTATTCGTGGTGGCAAACTCAACTTCGGAGGTTCAAAGAATCTCGTTATCCGTCATATCCGTTCACGCATTGGTGGAATGACCGATAAAGGAGTCTTTATTCCGGGTGGTTCTATCGGTGTAGAAAATGCTTCCGATGTTATTATTGACCATTGCACATTTGGCTGGTCGGCAGAAGAGAACATGACTTTTTATGATAACAAAAGAACAACCGTTCAGTGGTGCATTATCCATGAAGGACTTTACACTTCCGGCCATGCCAAGGGTGAACGTAGCTATGCAAGCCAGTGGGGAGGAGTGTTTTCTACATACCATCACAACCTGTTGGCGCACAATAATACCCGTTCTGCTCGTTTTAACGGAGCCCGGGGAGCAAATGATCTGCATGTTCTTACAGACTATGTGAACAATGTGAATTATAACTGGGGCAAGCCCAATTCCTGCTATGGTGGTGATATAAATAACAATACATCATGTCGCATTAATATGGTGGGTAACTATTATAAACCAGGACCTGCCAGACCAATAGGCAACAAATCATATTTCGTTCAACCCTATTATGGCAATGCCACTAAAGTGTCAAACTGGTATTTATCCGGGAATGTGATGGAAGGAGATGCTGCCATGACAAAGAACAATAGCAAAGGAGTAGATCTTAGCATGAATCCCGCAGCAAGTAGAGATACAATGATTGTAAATACCCCATTCTTTATAAAACCTGTTTACGCTGTAAAGACAGAAACCGCTAAAAAGGCGTATGAAAGTGTATTGGCAAAAGCCGGAGCTTTCCCTCGTGATGCCGTTGATTTGAGAATTATCAATGAAACACGCAAAGGTACTGCTTCAGGAAAAGGTACAGTAGAGAAATACACTTCTGCTAAATCAGATACTATCTGTAAGAATCACTACTATGGCTTACCGTTAGGAATAATTGATTCTCCATCGGGAGTAGGAGGGTACCCTTCTTATGTAACCAGAAACACAATAACCGATAACGATCATGACGGTATGGACGATGCCTGGGAAAAAGCTCATGGACTTAATCCTAAGAACAAAGACGACAGGAATGTCCGTATGAAAGGTGGTTATACTGCGTTGGAAGTTTATTTGAATAGTTTGGTTGGGGAATAG
- a CDS encoding macro domain-containing protein, protein MIKFVQGNFFDYEADIRINTVNCVGIMGAGVALQFKNRYPEMNMEYVRLCSQRVIRPGKPHVWISKNLFSNSEEDIIIINFPTKDHWKNPSEYSYIEDGLKWLREYLEDKPNSTITVPALGCGHGGLDWEKVKKMIFDYLSDLETSILVFEPESSNTKNLNLSEKEKELLNIKNINHIIPSDSNYPIQLKGKSATDFYIKGDVSIFNKKTVSIIINNKAEDREFNALIESINQFKNEDIVLIIGLNSNVDSNLLKEIIAKKLRVIVVLSTGILQLKLRKDIKEIWDNDLITTISLFHPNQTWRKYNNIQNSKFLISISKAILINTIEINFLKSIEKELFNRSKIYYINYWKETNTFFERIQAKPIGRISGTGVPNIRDLEEVLCG, encoded by the coding sequence ATGATAAAATTTGTTCAAGGCAATTTTTTTGATTATGAAGCTGACATTAGAATAAATACTGTTAATTGTGTTGGCATAATGGGCGCTGGCGTTGCATTACAGTTTAAAAACAGATATCCAGAAATGAATATGGAATATGTAAGACTTTGTAGCCAAAGAGTCATACGCCCTGGGAAACCCCATGTTTGGATAAGTAAAAATTTATTTAGCAATTCAGAAGAAGATATTATAATAATAAACTTCCCAACAAAGGATCATTGGAAAAATCCTTCAGAATATAGTTATATCGAAGATGGGTTAAAATGGCTAAGAGAATACTTGGAAGATAAACCAAATTCGACAATTACTGTGCCTGCACTAGGTTGTGGACATGGTGGATTAGATTGGGAAAAAGTTAAAAAAATGATATTTGATTATTTGTCAGATTTAGAAACAAGTATTTTGGTGTTTGAACCGGAAAGTTCTAATACAAAAAATCTAAATCTTTCAGAAAAAGAGAAGGAATTACTTAATATTAAAAACATAAATCATATAATACCTTCAGATTCGAATTATCCAATTCAATTAAAGGGTAAGTCTGCTACTGACTTTTACATTAAGGGTGATGTCAGCATTTTTAACAAGAAAACAGTTTCTATAATTATAAATAACAAAGCAGAGGATAGAGAATTTAATGCTTTAATAGAAAGTATTAATCAATTCAAAAATGAAGACATTGTACTCATAATAGGACTTAATTCAAATGTTGATTCAAATTTATTAAAAGAAATAATAGCTAAAAAACTTCGGGTTATAGTTGTTTTATCTACAGGTATATTGCAATTAAAATTAAGAAAAGACATTAAAGAAATATGGGATAATGATCTTATTACTACTATTTCTCTCTTCCATCCAAATCAAACTTGGAGAAAATATAATAATATTCAAAATTCAAAATTTTTAATTAGTATATCAAAAGCTATATTGATTAATACGATTGAAATTAATTTTCTAAAATCAATAGAGAAAGAATTATTTAATCGCAGCAAAATATATTATATAAATTATTGGAAAGAAACAAATACTTTTTTTGAAAGAATCCAAGCAAAGCCCATTGGAAGGATTTCCGGTACGGGGGTTCCTAATATAAGAGATTTAGAAGAAGTTTTATGTGGTTAA
- a CDS encoding sugar-binding domain-containing protein, translated as MKKYIGLMLVLLFASSCLYGQTISLEGEWEIALDSTSIGHVKGWNNCSFKQSIHLPGTTDDAGLGVPNSLEPMLQKPQLSHLTRKKSYIGEAWYTKEIVIPVSWKKKQISFEMERVLWKTSVWVDGKDVAASCNSLIAPHTYNLTDYLTPGTHRITVLVDNRKQFEDISVDNMAHAYTDHTQIIWNGILGNISLKATDPVGVSYVEITPNVDAKSISIRSYLNNSTNKKVKAKLSYESFLKSSGKGIIPSLQDVVLMPGDTIIEYTYSLGADAKLWDEFNPAVYSLSVKLKSGKFESDYASDFGLREFTRKGNVLVNNHCPVFLRGTLECCIFPQTGHPPMTEEGWLKVFTTAREWGLNHLRFHSWCPPAAAFQVADKMGFYLQVELPVWSLQIGKSSAMTDFLYAEAYRIIREYGNHPSFCMMSLGNELQGDMSVLATMISTLKKKDSRRLYTTTSFTFEKGHGIWPEKEDDYLITQWTKKGWVRGQGVFNSEPPSFDKDYSKSVEGMEVPLITHEIGQYSVYPDLKEIDKYKGVLEPLNFIAVKRDLEKKGLLDKANDYLLSSGKLAALLYKEEIERALKTAGISGFQLLDLHDFPGQGTALVGLLNAFWDSKGIISSQEFRGFCAPVVPLLRFPKAVYTNSESFVADVEISNYSSSLLQNKDLSWIVKDESGNTVMTAKIKGLDIKLGHNSQMGKINLPLNDIKTPSKLSVSLSIDGTDYTNHWNIWVYPATLSIDYGKVHFTRNFAEAKKLLEEGKTVLFNPDWRKLNGIEGKFVPVFWSPVHFPKQAGTMGVLCDSTHPAFHSFPTDNHTDWQWWDLNINSTTLITDSINGGNSIVSMIDNFTNNRRLSSVYEGSVGKGKLIITSIDLCTNLDERPVARQLLYSLLQYMNSADFKPLKLNNFEEFGKSLREEKKEQKESAKSIY; from the coding sequence ATGAAAAAATATATAGGTTTAATGCTTGTCTTGCTGTTTGCCTCGTCCTGCTTATACGGGCAGACAATCAGCTTAGAAGGAGAGTGGGAGATAGCTCTTGACAGCACATCCATTGGTCATGTTAAAGGATGGAATAATTGTTCTTTTAAACAATCTATTCACCTCCCCGGAACAACAGATGATGCCGGACTTGGAGTTCCTAACTCTCTGGAACCGATGCTCCAAAAGCCTCAGCTTTCTCACCTTACCCGCAAAAAATCGTATATTGGAGAAGCTTGGTATACAAAGGAGATAGTTATTCCTGTAAGCTGGAAAAAGAAACAAATCTCTTTTGAAATGGAAAGAGTGTTGTGGAAAACCAGTGTTTGGGTTGACGGTAAGGACGTTGCTGCCAGTTGCAATAGCCTGATTGCTCCACATACTTATAATCTTACTGATTATCTCACTCCCGGAACTCATCGAATAACAGTTCTGGTTGATAACCGTAAACAGTTTGAAGATATAAGTGTGGATAATATGGCACATGCTTATACGGATCACACTCAGATAATCTGGAACGGCATATTGGGCAACATATCCTTAAAAGCTACAGATCCTGTTGGAGTGTCTTATGTCGAGATAACGCCCAATGTGGATGCTAAATCTATTTCTATTCGTTCTTATTTGAATAATTCAACCAATAAGAAAGTAAAAGCAAAACTTAGCTATGAGTCGTTTTTAAAGAGCAGTGGAAAAGGAATAATACCTTCATTACAAGATGTTGTGCTGATGCCCGGTGATACAATTATTGAATATACTTATTCATTAGGAGCAGATGCTAAACTATGGGATGAATTTAATCCTGCTGTTTATTCACTTTCTGTAAAATTGAAATCGGGAAAGTTTGAATCCGATTACGCTTCTGACTTTGGACTAAGAGAGTTTACTCGTAAAGGAAATGTACTTGTAAACAATCATTGTCCGGTCTTTTTGCGAGGAACTTTGGAGTGTTGCATCTTTCCACAAACAGGTCACCCACCTATGACAGAAGAAGGGTGGCTCAAAGTGTTTACCACTGCCAGAGAATGGGGACTTAATCATTTACGTTTCCATTCATGGTGTCCTCCTGCTGCTGCGTTCCAGGTTGCTGACAAAATGGGCTTTTACCTTCAGGTGGAATTACCTGTCTGGTCACTTCAAATTGGTAAATCTTCAGCAATGACAGATTTCCTTTATGCGGAAGCCTATCGTATCATTCGTGAGTATGGCAATCATCCCTCTTTTTGCATGATGAGTCTAGGTAATGAGTTACAGGGAGATATGTCTGTTCTTGCAACAATGATCAGTACTCTTAAAAAGAAAGATTCGCGCAGACTTTACACTACAACTTCCTTCACTTTTGAAAAAGGTCACGGAATATGGCCTGAAAAGGAAGATGATTATCTTATTACTCAATGGACAAAGAAAGGTTGGGTAAGAGGTCAAGGTGTATTTAATAGCGAGCCCCCTTCTTTTGATAAAGACTATTCCAAATCTGTAGAAGGTATGGAAGTTCCATTGATAACTCATGAAATAGGGCAATATTCCGTATATCCTGATTTGAAGGAAATAGATAAATATAAGGGCGTTTTAGAACCTCTCAATTTCATTGCTGTAAAAAGAGACTTAGAGAAAAAGGGGTTGCTTGATAAGGCAAATGATTATTTGCTTTCATCGGGAAAACTTGCCGCATTACTCTATAAAGAAGAGATAGAACGTGCTTTAAAAACAGCCGGAATCAGTGGGTTCCAATTATTGGACTTGCATGATTTCCCAGGTCAGGGAACGGCTTTGGTGGGATTACTTAATGCCTTTTGGGATAGTAAAGGAATTATTTCTTCACAAGAATTCAGAGGTTTTTGTGCGCCGGTTGTTCCATTGCTGAGATTCCCTAAAGCTGTTTATACAAATAGTGAATCTTTTGTTGCCGATGTGGAGATTAGTAACTACTCTTCCTCATTACTTCAAAACAAGGATCTCAGTTGGATCGTTAAAGATGAGTCCGGTAACACAGTTATGACTGCTAAAATTAAAGGACTAGATATAAAGTTGGGACATAATTCACAGATGGGCAAAATTAATCTGCCATTAAATGATATTAAGACCCCATCAAAACTATCTGTTTCTTTAAGTATTGATGGAACCGATTATACAAATCACTGGAACATCTGGGTATATCCTGCAACTTTATCTATAGATTATGGCAAGGTTCATTTTACCCGCAACTTTGCTGAGGCAAAGAAGCTACTGGAAGAAGGTAAAACAGTATTGTTTAATCCTGATTGGCGTAAACTGAACGGGATTGAAGGTAAATTTGTTCCTGTTTTTTGGAGTCCGGTACATTTCCCTAAGCAAGCGGGTACTATGGGCGTTTTGTGTGATAGCACTCATCCGGCATTTCATTCTTTCCCCACAGATAATCATACTGACTGGCAATGGTGGGATTTAAACATTAATTCTACCACTTTAATCACAGATAGCATTAATGGAGGTAATTCAATTGTATCAATGATAGATAACTTTACTAATAACAGACGCCTGTCTTCTGTTTATGAAGGTTCAGTAGGTAAAGGAAAGCTTATTATTACTTCTATTGATTTATGTACGAATCTGGACGAACGCCCGGTTGCCCGCCAATTGCTTTATTCTTTGCTTCAATATATGAATAGTGCAGACTTTAAGCCTTTGAAATTAAATAATTTTGAAGAGTTTGGGAAATCCCTGAGAGAAGAGAAAAAAGAGCAAAAAGAATCAGCGAAAAGCATTTATTAA
- a CDS encoding DarT ssDNA thymidine ADP-ribosyltransferase family protein, translating to MAVPEEHKWRFFFHFTHVKNLDSIIKNGILCTNLKNSKGIRHVNVASESIQARRNEMDVTCGLRGKVHDYVPFYFTSINPMFLSVINRKNQDQPLMIFLCMSISKIEDDNVVFTDASANTVPPPNFYSQSEELINLDWKNIDCRKWRFSDEDRHKKMAEVLIHSDVSISDIDAIVVYNDSIKDLVIEIFKDNNIEPPKILFPYELATGRYCFFYTKFFFSDRKNETLVTGPFLLKNSFNRLLKDIKNSRKEKKEEYLFDNVEDALESIKDDFCVLQELEGIFELETDNSTHEENVSDHTKMVVENIKTLDEYESFNEEDKNILELSAYLHDIGKGPKSKWKWNNEIQKAYPDHPADAIHMLRRILVEEFDNLSEKEIRKICLLVVYHDLIGDIIEKGRDIQQIIDVIENENELNLLIAICLADVYSIKKEWAENIREKLGDFKDNVLSKLG from the coding sequence ATGGCTGTACCAGAAGAACACAAATGGAGATTTTTTTTTCATTTTACTCATGTGAAAAATTTAGATTCAATAATTAAAAATGGAATTTTGTGTACAAATCTTAAAAATTCAAAAGGTATACGACATGTAAATGTTGCTTCCGAAAGTATACAAGCAAGAAGAAACGAAATGGATGTTACATGTGGGTTAAGGGGGAAAGTTCATGATTATGTACCATTCTATTTTACATCTATTAATCCAATGTTTTTGTCAGTTATCAATAGGAAAAATCAAGATCAACCATTAATGATTTTCTTATGTATGTCTATATCTAAAATTGAAGATGATAATGTAGTATTTACGGATGCATCAGCTAATACGGTTCCTCCACCCAATTTTTATAGTCAATCTGAAGAACTTATTAATTTGGATTGGAAGAATATCGACTGTAGGAAATGGCGTTTTTCGGATGAAGATAGACACAAAAAAATGGCAGAAGTTCTTATTCATTCGGATGTTTCAATATCTGATATAGATGCAATTGTTGTTTACAATGATTCAATAAAAGATCTTGTTATAGAGATATTCAAAGACAATAACATAGAGCCTCCTAAAATATTATTCCCATATGAACTTGCAACAGGAAGATACTGTTTCTTTTATACTAAGTTCTTTTTCTCAGATAGAAAAAATGAAACATTGGTCACTGGCCCTTTTTTATTAAAAAATTCCTTCAATCGTTTACTTAAAGATATAAAAAATTCTAGAAAAGAGAAAAAGGAAGAATATTTATTTGACAATGTTGAAGATGCTTTAGAGTCAATTAAAGATGATTTTTGTGTGTTACAAGAACTGGAAGGCATATTTGAACTAGAGACAGATAATTCTACACATGAGGAAAATGTAAGTGACCATACTAAAATGGTTGTAGAAAATATTAAAACACTTGATGAGTACGAAAGTTTTAATGAAGAAGATAAAAATATTCTTGAATTATCGGCTTATCTACATGATATCGGTAAAGGACCAAAAAGCAAATGGAAGTGGAATAATGAAATACAAAAAGCATACCCAGATCATCCTGCTGATGCAATTCATATGCTAAGAAGAATACTTGTAGAGGAATTTGATAACCTTTCAGAAAAAGAAATAAGAAAAATTTGCCTATTGGTCGTTTATCATGATTTGATTGGTGATATAATTGAAAAAGGTAGAGATATACAACAAATTATAGATGTTATTGAAAATGAAAATGAATTGAATTTGCTGATAGCCATATGTTTGGCAGATGTATATTCAATAAAAAAAGAATGGGCAGAAAACATTCGAGAGAAATTAGGCGATTTTAAAGACAATGTTTTAAGTAAACTAGGATGA